A stretch of Brachyspira suanatina DNA encodes these proteins:
- a CDS encoding STAS domain-containing protein has translation MVRTIIEDKTAIINIEKNIISENVDILEEKLNFIKNAGVLNLIFDFHNIEYMCSSALGLIASALRISGENGGVVYFCSLSKQLKSLFEATKFLTIVNTADNIDEALKNIK, from the coding sequence ATGGTTCGTACAATCATTGAGGATAAAACGGCTATAATAAATATAGAAAAAAATATAATATCTGAAAATGTAGATATATTAGAAGAAAAATTAAATTTTATTAAAAATGCTGGTGTATTAAACTTGATATTTGACTTTCATAATATAGAATATATGTGCTCATCTGCTTTAGGACTTATTGCCTCAGCATTGAGAATATCCGGAGAAAATGGGGGAGTTGTTTATTTTTGTTCTTTAAGCAAACAATTAAAATCATTATTTGAAGCTACTAAGTTTTTAACTATAGTAAATACCGCTGATAATATAGATGAGGCTCTTAAAAATATTAAATAA
- the xth gene encoding exodeoxyribonuclease III — protein MSILKIISWNVNGIRAAYKKGLVDFIKKENPDIICLQETKAFEEQLPEDLRNIEGYELFINPADPEIKKGYSGVAIYTKLKPNKEIKNKLGSKFSDREGRILSLEFDDFTIFNVYFPNGGKSEEHFQYKLSFYDEITKHLSKLKKNTNVILCGDMNIAHEAIDLARPKENEKSIGFLPEEREKITEFLNKGFTDTFRMFVKEGGHYSWWDMKTRSREKNVGWRIDYFFVNNEMAPNIKRADILTDVMGSDHCPILIEWDKQ, from the coding sequence ATGAGTATATTAAAAATCATATCTTGGAATGTAAATGGAATAAGAGCAGCATACAAAAAAGGTTTGGTAGATTTTATAAAAAAAGAAAATCCGGATATAATATGTCTTCAGGAAACTAAAGCTTTTGAAGAACAGCTGCCGGAAGATCTAAGAAATATAGAAGGATACGAACTTTTCATTAATCCTGCTGATCCTGAAATAAAAAAAGGATACAGCGGTGTTGCAATATATACTAAATTAAAACCAAATAAAGAAATTAAAAATAAATTAGGAAGTAAATTCTCAGACAGAGAAGGAAGAATATTGTCATTAGAATTTGATGACTTTACTATATTTAATGTTTATTTCCCTAACGGCGGAAAATCTGAAGAACATTTTCAGTATAAACTTTCTTTCTATGATGAAATAACAAAACATCTAAGTAAATTAAAAAAGAACACTAATGTAATATTATGCGGTGATATGAATATCGCACATGAAGCTATAGATTTGGCAAGACCTAAAGAAAATGAAAAGAGTATAGGTTTTCTTCCTGAGGAAAGAGAAAAAATAACTGAATTTTTAAATAAAGGCTTTACAGATACATTTAGAATGTTTGTTAAAGAAGGCGGACATTACAGCTGGTGGGATATGAAAACCAGATCACGTGAAAAGAATGTGGGCTGGAGAATAGATTATTTCTTTGTTAATAATGAAATGGCTCCTAATATAAAAAGGGCTGATATATTAACGGATGTTATGGGAAGCGATCATTGCCCTATACTTATTGAATGGGATAAACAATAA
- a CDS encoding YggT family protein, translated as MLIETIRFIYYLLMQTLRLYSFIWFVWIILSWLQAFGAMHLDYYNPIINFFYQITDGIIDKIFGGRRLIVGVLDLSPLVFLLVLQLVVPMILRIVFQFLLNIIARV; from the coding sequence ATGTTAATAGAAACAATTAGATTTATATACTATTTATTAATGCAGACTTTAAGACTTTATTCTTTTATATGGTTTGTATGGATTATATTAAGCTGGCTTCAGGCTTTCGGAGCTATGCATTTAGATTATTATAATCCTATAATAAACTTTTTCTATCAAATAACTGACGGAATTATAGATAAAATATTTGGAGGAAGAAGGCTTATTGTTGGAGTTCTGGATTTATCTCCATTAGTGTTTCTTTTAGTTCTTCAATTAGTTGTTCCTATGATACTTAGAATAGTATTTCAATTTTTATTAAACATAATTGCTAGGGTATAG
- the metG gene encoding methionine--tRNA ligase: MTDKKFYITTPIYYPSDYLHIGHCYCTIATDTMARYKKIMGYDVYFLTGTDEHGEKIARKAEAAGTTPKAYVDNIVNATKELWKRLHIDYSHYIRTTDDYHERRVQKIFKILYDKGYIYKGSYKGLYCVSDEAFFTESQVVKKDDGKFYCPDCEKELEYKEEECYYLKLSEYGQWLIDYYKEHPEFLEPKERQNEMLKNFLLPGLEDLAVSRKGLQWGIPCPVDSEHSIYVWIDALSNYITALGYPEEGQDELYKKYWPADVHFVGKEIVRFHAIIWPIMLKMLDIPLPKKVYGHGWVLFDDGKKMSKSRGNVVDPNTLIDKYGVDALRYFLMREINFGSDGYYSQELFLKRINSDLANDYGNLWHRITTMLGKYFNNILPDEVESVYGDREKELKKMVLTLDANVESALDSFKFHEALSYIWEVIRMTNKYVEESAPWNLAKDETKKDHLANVMYISFQVYYIVTAYLQIFFIETPKKVFNRLGLGDSVPLDTAKQWGSLKAGIKIEKGEPLFNRYDIEKEIGASAEENKKQVNPPKEDKHKPNIEKEDFDKLELLTAKILVAEKVENADKLLKFVLDIGGGEQRVVVSSIAEYYKPEEMVGKTVLYLANLKPKKFRGVTSHGMLLLADNGETLSLMTTEKGFDAGCAVN; this comes from the coding sequence ATGACAGATAAAAAGTTTTATATTACAACTCCAATATACTATCCTTCAGATTATCTTCATATAGGACATTGCTACTGTACTATAGCTACAGACACTATGGCTAGATATAAGAAGATAATGGGATATGATGTTTATTTTCTAACTGGTACTGATGAGCATGGCGAAAAGATAGCAAGGAAAGCAGAGGCAGCAGGAACTACTCCAAAAGCTTATGTTGATAATATAGTTAATGCCACAAAAGAGTTATGGAAAAGACTTCATATTGATTATAGTCATTATATAAGAACTACTGATGATTATCATGAAAGAAGAGTACAGAAAATATTCAAAATTCTTTATGATAAAGGATATATTTACAAAGGTTCATATAAAGGACTTTATTGTGTAAGCGATGAGGCATTTTTCACTGAAAGTCAGGTTGTAAAAAAAGATGACGGTAAATTCTACTGCCCAGACTGTGAAAAAGAATTAGAATATAAAGAAGAAGAATGTTATTATCTTAAGCTTTCAGAATACGGACAATGGTTAATAGACTATTACAAAGAACATCCGGAGTTTTTAGAGCCTAAAGAAAGACAAAATGAAATGCTTAAAAATTTCTTACTTCCTGGACTTGAGGATTTAGCGGTTAGCCGTAAGGGATTGCAATGGGGTATACCTTGTCCTGTTGACAGCGAGCATAGCATATATGTATGGATTGATGCTTTGTCTAATTACATAACAGCTTTAGGATATCCTGAAGAGGGACAAGATGAATTATATAAAAAGTATTGGCCTGCTGATGTACATTTTGTAGGAAAAGAAATAGTACGTTTCCATGCTATTATATGGCCTATAATGCTTAAAATGCTTGATATACCTCTTCCTAAAAAAGTATACGGACATGGCTGGGTGCTTTTTGATGACGGTAAAAAGATGAGTAAGAGTAGGGGAAATGTTGTTGATCCTAATACTTTAATTGATAAGTATGGTGTTGATGCTTTAAGATATTTCCTTATGAGAGAGATTAATTTCGGTTCTGACGGTTATTATTCTCAAGAGCTTTTCTTAAAGAGAATAAACAGCGACTTAGCTAATGATTATGGCAACTTATGGCATAGAATAACTACTATGCTTGGAAAATATTTTAATAATATTCTTCCTGATGAGGTTGAAAGCGTTTACGGAGATAGAGAAAAAGAATTAAAGAAAATGGTTCTTACTCTTGATGCTAATGTTGAATCTGCTTTGGATAGTTTTAAGTTCCATGAGGCGTTATCATATATTTGGGAAGTTATAAGAATGACTAACAAATATGTAGAGGAGAGCGCTCCTTGGAATTTGGCTAAAGATGAAACTAAAAAGGATCATTTAGCCAATGTAATGTATATCTCTTTCCAAGTATACTATATAGTAACTGCATATTTACAGATATTTTTTATTGAAACACCTAAAAAAGTATTTAATAGATTAGGACTTGGCGACAGTGTTCCTTTGGATACTGCTAAGCAATGGGGTTCTTTAAAGGCTGGAATAAAAATTGAAAAAGGCGAGCCTTTATTCAATAGATATGATATAGAAAAAGAAATAGGTGCTTCTGCTGAAGAGAATAAAAAGCAGGTTAATCCTCCTAAAGAAGATAAGCATAAGCCTAATATAGAAAAAGAAGATTTTGATAAATTAGAATTATTAACTGCTAAAATATTAGTTGCTGAAAAGGTAGAAAATGCTGATAAGCTTCTTAAATTTGTACTCGATATTGGCGGAGGAGAGCAGAGAGTTGTTGTTTCTTCTATAGCTGAATATTATAAGCCTGAAGAGATGGTTGGAAAGACAGTACTTTATTTAGCTAATTTGAAGCCTAAAAAATTCAGAGGCGTTACTTCTCATGGTATGCTTCTACTAGCTGATAATGGCGAGACTCTTTCTCTTATGACTACAGAAAAAGGTTTCGATGCAGGCTGCGCTGTTAATTAA
- a CDS encoding MBL fold metallo-hydrolase, with translation MKVRFLGSRGSIPTPGSSFSEYGGNTSCIQVIDDDGTYIILDAGSGLKNASYYALKSEKTESIILLTHFHWDHIIGIPFFAPFFSDKYSFTIYGPKDSSTEMYDTINNILAKDYFPVNLEQFAANLKFEAFYEGKKITFGNMVIESMWVNHPCHTLSYKITSGNKTVIYLTDHEPYKKRLHAQHPSLSHYNHNADLLHARLIDFVRGANVLIIEGEYTKSEYYNGHVGWGHSTLNDAIQVGLDADVPYVILHHHNQERTDAQIDLIHNKLMAFLKKEEIDLQLAFAKEGSYINI, from the coding sequence GTGAAAGTAAGATTTCTTGGAAGCAGAGGATCTATACCAACCCCAGGTAGTAGTTTTAGTGAATATGGTGGAAATACATCTTGCATTCAAGTGATAGATGATGACGGTACTTATATAATATTAGATGCCGGAAGCGGATTAAAGAATGCAAGTTATTATGCTTTAAAATCAGAAAAAACAGAAAGTATAATATTATTAACTCATTTCCATTGGGATCATATAATAGGAATACCTTTTTTTGCTCCTTTCTTTTCGGATAAATACAGCTTTACAATTTATGGTCCGAAAGATTCTTCTACAGAAATGTATGATACTATAAACAATATACTTGCTAAAGATTATTTCCCTGTTAATTTAGAGCAATTTGCGGCTAATCTTAAATTTGAAGCATTTTATGAAGGCAAAAAGATAACATTCGGAAATATGGTTATAGAAAGTATGTGGGTTAATCATCCTTGCCATACTCTTTCATATAAAATAACTTCAGGCAATAAAACTGTTATATATCTTACAGATCATGAACCTTATAAAAAGCGTCTTCATGCACAGCATCCTTCGCTTTCACATTACAATCATAATGCTGATTTGCTTCATGCAAGATTAATAGACTTTGTAAGGGGAGCTAATGTTCTTATCATAGAAGGCGAATATACAAAAAGCGAATATTATAACGGACATGTAGGCTGGGGACATTCTACTTTAAATGATGCTATTCAGGTAGGACTCGATGCTGATGTGCCTTATGTCATACTTCATCATCATAATCAGGAAAGAACAGATGCCCAAATAGATTTAATACATAATAAGTTAATGGCTTTCCTTAAAAAAGAAGAAATTGATTTACAGCTTGCCTTTGCTAAAGAAGGTTCTTATATTAATATATAA